A genomic region of Dactylococcopsis salina PCC 8305 contains the following coding sequences:
- a CDS encoding RRXRR domain-containing protein, whose protein sequence is MYRVPVISKDGKPLMPTKSSRARRWLNEGKAVVYKNDLHSFAVQLTIDSGKETQPIAVGIDPGKHYSGIGVQSSKATLFTAHLELPFQRVKNRMETRAMMRRSRRGRRINRKLPFDQRAHRQKRFNNRCGHKLPPSIKANRQLEYRVVKELSQLFPISSIIYEIVKARGDQGFSPVMVGQKVITEQWLPSIAPVTIKHGWETAKRRDTLGLEKDRNKSSQTPATHAVDGVALASYQFLKYKYLKGDKGWFEGSVEITNAPFSVIKRPPISRRQLHLMLPAKDAVRRKYGGTVTRHNVRKGDYVETERKGVKFRGWVSGDTKTQVSVSDFDWKRLGQFSAKNTQVLKRSTNLIVNTLNGGRAFLSH, encoded by the coding sequence ATGTATCGTGTTCCAGTTATCAGTAAAGACGGAAAACCATTAATGCCTACCAAATCCAGTCGCGCTCGACGTTGGCTCAACGAAGGAAAAGCGGTAGTTTACAAAAACGACTTACATTCCTTCGCAGTCCAGTTAACTATTGACTCTGGAAAAGAAACCCAACCCATAGCGGTGGGAATCGACCCAGGGAAGCATTACTCAGGAATTGGAGTTCAGTCTTCAAAAGCCACCCTATTCACGGCTCATCTAGAGTTGCCATTTCAACGGGTAAAAAACCGCATGGAAACCCGAGCCATGATGCGTCGTAGTAGAAGAGGAAGACGAATCAATCGTAAACTACCATTTGACCAACGCGCTCACCGACAGAAGCGGTTCAACAACCGTTGCGGTCACAAACTTCCTCCCAGCATTAAAGCGAATCGACAACTAGAATACCGAGTAGTCAAGGAGTTATCTCAACTTTTCCCCATTTCCTCAATCATCTACGAAATTGTTAAAGCCAGAGGAGATCAGGGTTTCTCTCCCGTTATGGTGGGTCAAAAGGTGATCACGGAACAGTGGCTACCAAGCATTGCCCCCGTCACCATTAAACACGGTTGGGAAACCGCAAAAAGAAGAGACACTCTTGGGCTAGAGAAAGACCGAAATAAGTCTAGTCAAACTCCTGCTACTCATGCCGTTGATGGAGTGGCTTTAGCTTCATATCAGTTCTTAAAATACAAATATCTAAAAGGAGACAAAGGATGGTTTGAAGGAAGTGTTGAGATCACTAATGCTCCTTTTTCAGTAATTAAAAGACCTCCAATTAGTCGCCGTCAACTTCACTTAATGCTTCCTGCTAAAGATGCAGTAAGACGAAAGTATGGAGGAACAGTAACTCGACATAATGTTCGCAAGGGGGATTATGTCGAAACTGAAAGGAAAGGAGTTAAGTTCAGAGGTTGGGTTTCTGGTGATACAAAAACTCAAGTATCGGTTTCCGATTTTGATTGGAAAAGACTGGGACAATTTTCAGCTAAGAACACTCAAGTTTTGAAGCGTTCAACAAACTTAA
- a CDS encoding hybrid sensor histidine kinase/response regulator produces MQRNQPQNLDRNQYLEQAKTHLETIERGLLNLSGVIKPPETLQILYQAAEFINTGAVTHEMETIQQIAQFFEDCFGVMRTASVVSDKHLEELLWRVFDTFQGLVDMHAMSQAPTEYTKQVEQEVYKGLQPTLNEARNYLKTRILHEEAEENPESLTLFQEEEAPTLIEGYNQQVVETTANAFPDYLGMNHLSEVIEASPQAEEQTLDVTAIEVYIEEAPRLTTEPEAVSPTAKEEEPATPTVAPAPTPAKAGASLFEQTIKVPARLMDNLNNLIGELVVNRNSLEQDQERLRRFLDNLLEQVSNLNDLGVRMQDLYERSLLENSLLASKSNSIRRLTTVSANGNDGGNRSNSEQNHQAEYDPLEMDRFSGFHLLSQEMIELIVRVRESTSDLEFLVDEVEQEARIFRQVTTSLQEGFTAARMVPFSEVADRLPRAVRNISLKLNKKAKLQVEGKDTLVDKVILEELYDPMTHLVNNAIAHGVESPEERINNGKPEAGVIKVKAHHQGNNSIISISDDGAGLDPIRIRRKAVEKGLISEADARSLPDIDIFDFIFHPGFSTKDQADDLAGRGVGMDVVHSSLSKLRGSINIDSTPGKGTKFLINLPLTLSITTALCCQLNQSSIAFPMDGVEDKFETSKENIKVNQKGERFIRWQRSSTLLPFKHLSELLSYNRTLTRTNVFAAQSETDEISVVVLRSTGNLIAVQVDQVLGQQEIVIKQLSGPVPKPVGVSGATVTSDGTVMTIADVLELIALFYGRVRKDVMTAMRAQQEKASQLEEGEAEPMVLIVDDSITVRELLSMTFSKAGYRVEQARDGKEAWEKLRAGLACDMMFCDIEMPRMDGLELLSRIKEEERFAELPIGMLTSRGAERHRQMASRLGAKGYFTKPYLEEVLLDAAKRMLRGENFKNSR; encoded by the coding sequence ATGCAGCGAAATCAGCCCCAAAACCTCGATCGAAATCAATATCTAGAGCAAGCCAAAACCCATCTCGAAACGATCGAGCGTGGGTTATTAAACCTGTCAGGTGTCATAAAACCACCCGAAACCCTGCAAATTTTATACCAAGCGGCGGAATTTATCAACACAGGCGCTGTTACCCATGAAATGGAGACAATCCAACAAATCGCGCAGTTTTTCGAGGACTGTTTTGGGGTGATGCGAACCGCGTCGGTGGTGAGTGATAAACACTTAGAAGAATTATTATGGCGTGTGTTTGATACCTTTCAAGGTTTAGTAGATATGCACGCCATGTCTCAAGCGCCAACAGAATACACAAAACAGGTAGAACAAGAAGTCTATAAAGGATTACAACCAACCCTGAATGAGGCGAGAAACTACCTCAAAACTCGCATTTTACACGAAGAAGCAGAAGAAAACCCAGAAAGTTTAACTCTATTTCAAGAGGAGGAAGCTCCCACCTTGATCGAAGGCTATAACCAGCAGGTGGTTGAGACGACGGCGAATGCTTTTCCCGATTATCTGGGCATGAATCACCTTTCAGAAGTGATAGAAGCCTCACCGCAAGCAGAAGAACAAACCTTAGATGTCACCGCGATCGAAGTTTACATTGAAGAAGCCCCAAGACTGACCACAGAACCCGAAGCAGTATCTCCAACAGCAAAAGAAGAAGAACCAGCCACGCCAACCGTCGCACCAGCACCGACCCCAGCCAAAGCAGGAGCAAGTCTATTTGAACAAACCATTAAAGTCCCCGCGCGCCTAATGGACAACCTCAATAACTTAATTGGGGAATTGGTGGTTAACCGTAATAGTTTAGAACAAGACCAAGAACGATTACGACGCTTCTTAGATAACTTATTAGAACAAGTCAGTAATCTGAATGACTTGGGAGTGCGAATGCAAGACCTTTATGAACGGTCTTTGTTGGAAAACTCCCTGTTAGCCAGTAAATCAAACAGTATCCGTCGCCTCACCACCGTGAGCGCCAATGGGAATGATGGGGGAAATCGCTCTAACTCAGAGCAAAATCATCAAGCGGAGTATGATCCCTTAGAAATGGATCGGTTTAGTGGTTTCCATTTACTCTCTCAAGAAATGATTGAGTTAATTGTACGAGTGCGAGAATCCACCTCTGATCTTGAGTTTTTAGTAGATGAAGTAGAGCAAGAAGCGAGAATTTTCCGTCAAGTGACCACCAGTTTACAAGAAGGGTTTACCGCCGCTCGCATGGTTCCTTTCTCGGAAGTGGCCGATCGTCTTCCTCGCGCCGTGCGGAATATTTCTCTGAAGTTAAATAAAAAAGCAAAACTGCAAGTAGAAGGAAAAGATACACTGGTGGATAAGGTGATTTTAGAGGAACTTTATGACCCAATGACCCATTTGGTTAATAATGCCATTGCTCATGGGGTAGAGTCTCCAGAAGAGAGAATCAATAATGGAAAACCAGAAGCAGGAGTGATTAAGGTAAAAGCACATCACCAAGGCAATAACAGCATTATTTCCATTTCTGATGATGGCGCTGGACTTGATCCAATTCGGATTCGACGCAAAGCAGTAGAGAAAGGTTTAATCTCCGAAGCAGATGCTCGTAGTTTACCCGATATTGATATCTTTGACTTTATTTTCCATCCTGGTTTTAGTACCAAAGATCAAGCAGATGATTTAGCGGGACGCGGTGTCGGAATGGATGTGGTGCATTCTTCTTTAAGTAAGCTCCGAGGTAGCATCAATATTGATTCTACCCCTGGCAAGGGAACGAAGTTTCTGATCAACCTTCCTCTGACTTTGAGTATTACTACTGCTTTATGTTGTCAGCTCAATCAATCTAGTATTGCTTTCCCGATGGATGGGGTGGAAGATAAGTTTGAAACCAGTAAGGAGAATATTAAGGTCAATCAGAAAGGAGAACGGTTCATTCGTTGGCAAAGAAGCTCAACCCTTCTTCCCTTTAAGCATTTGTCGGAACTCCTTTCTTATAATCGCACGCTTACCCGTACCAATGTTTTTGCAGCCCAATCGGAAACGGATGAGATTTCAGTGGTGGTTCTCCGCAGTACAGGGAATTTGATTGCGGTACAGGTGGATCAAGTGTTAGGACAGCAAGAGATTGTAATTAAACAGCTTTCCGGTCCGGTTCCAAAACCAGTGGGAGTATCGGGTGCGACGGTTACTTCCGATGGTACAGTGATGACGATCGCGGATGTTTTGGAATTAATTGCTCTGTTCTATGGACGAGTGCGAAAAGATGTGATGACTGCCATGCGAGCCCAACAAGAGAAAGCCTCGCAGTTAGAAGAGGGTGAAGCCGAACCCATGGTGTTAATTGTGGATGACTCGATTACGGTTCGAGAATTACTCTCGATGACCTTCTCAAAAGCAGGATATCGGGTGGAACAAGCTCGTGATGGGAAAGAGGCTTGGGAAAAACTTCGCGCTGGTTTAGCTTGCGATATGATGTTCTGTGACATTGAAATGCCACGCATGGACGGGTTAGAGTTGTTATCTCGGATTAAAGAGGAAGAACGGTTTGCGGAGTTGCCGATCGGGATGTTAACCTCACGAGGAGCAGAACGTCACCGACAAATGGCATCTCGTCTGGGTGCAAAAGGGTATTTTACCAAGCCTTATTTGGAAGAGGTGTTGCTAGATGCAGCCAAACGAATGCTCAGAGGTGAGAATTTCAAGAACTCCCGCTAA
- the era gene encoding GTPase Era — MSNEVGQIPIAPPDFKSGFIGLIGRPNVGKSTLMNELVGEKVAITSPVAQTTRNRLRGILTTEKAQMIFVDTPGIHKPHHELGKVIVKNAQSTIDAVDLILFVVDGSSPAGGGDRYIIELLKKTKVPVLVGLNKIDLLSEEQTEKNRSSYQEILPDRAWEYLEFSALTGVGLPKLQEKLQENLEIGPYYYPPELVSDQPERLVMAELIREQILRETRQEVPHSVAIVIDDMAEEKDLTTIRATINVERSSQKGILIGKKGGMLKKIGTAAREEMQKIIAGKIYLELFVRVQSKWRESARQVADFGYFQEK; from the coding sequence ATGAGTAATGAAGTTGGACAAATTCCGATCGCGCCTCCCGATTTTAAGTCGGGATTTATTGGTTTAATTGGGCGACCGAATGTGGGAAAATCTACCTTAATGAATGAATTGGTAGGCGAAAAAGTGGCGATTACTTCTCCTGTGGCGCAAACCACCCGCAATCGGTTACGAGGGATTTTAACCACAGAAAAAGCCCAGATGATTTTTGTGGATACCCCAGGGATTCATAAACCCCATCACGAGTTAGGAAAAGTGATTGTTAAAAATGCTCAAAGCACGATCGATGCGGTGGATTTAATTTTATTTGTCGTGGATGGATCATCACCAGCAGGCGGCGGCGATCGCTATATTATTGAGTTATTGAAAAAGACAAAAGTTCCTGTATTAGTGGGATTAAATAAAATTGATTTATTATCAGAAGAACAAACGGAAAAAAATCGATCGAGCTATCAAGAAATTTTACCCGATCGAGCATGGGAGTATTTAGAATTTTCCGCCTTAACGGGTGTGGGATTACCGAAATTACAAGAAAAACTGCAAGAAAACTTAGAAATTGGCCCCTATTATTATCCACCAGAATTAGTCAGCGATCAACCAGAACGGCTGGTGATGGCAGAATTAATCCGAGAACAAATCCTACGAGAAACCCGCCAAGAAGTGCCTCACTCAGTGGCGATTGTCATTGATGACATGGCAGAAGAAAAAGACTTAACCACAATTCGAGCAACCATTAATGTCGAACGATCGTCCCAGAAAGGGATTTTAATCGGAAAAAAAGGGGGAATGCTCAAAAAAATTGGCACAGCAGCACGGGAAGAAATGCAGAAAATAATTGCAGGAAAAATTTATTTAGAATTGTTTGTCAGGGTACAATCAAAATGGCGAGAGTCAGCCAGACAAGTCGCTGATTTTGGCTATTTCCAAGAAAAATAA
- a CDS encoding M14 family zinc carboxypeptidase, giving the protein MQPQIKTINLLRLSSGDNLALQVYQFLGKKTDQKIYIQANLHGAEIVGNVVIKQLLDWLISLDEEQLFGEVWLVPACNPLGMNQRSHFFNSGRYNSYDGKDWNRIFWDYDTEKEDIYHFAKDHLEADHETIYQNYLHRIKTRLEENIQWRKQASAVPYSVKYQQVLQSLCLDAKIVIDIHSSSNQGVDYLFTFPGQEAMTQNFLLDVGILVNQPKGYTFDEAFIKPWLSLKKVFKNLGRNLDLGLASWTLELGNGMSAKSDSVEKGVQGIKNYLASLGVVKVSDFPLTHTEKHPLQLVTKNQLKEYYAPTGGIVKNCLQLQTNVVAGEVIYQILEFNKKGKQPEIVEVKAEASGWIFDRGTNEAVNEGEYVLTMLEKEGNNE; this is encoded by the coding sequence ATGCAACCTCAAATTAAAACGATCAATCTCTTGCGTCTCTCTTCTGGTGACAATCTTGCTTTACAAGTCTATCAATTTTTGGGCAAAAAAACCGACCAGAAAATTTACATTCAAGCTAATTTACATGGTGCGGAAATTGTCGGAAATGTTGTCATCAAACAACTGTTAGATTGGCTCATTAGTCTGGATGAAGAACAGTTATTCGGTGAAGTTTGGTTAGTTCCAGCTTGTAATCCTCTGGGAATGAATCAACGCTCTCATTTCTTTAATTCGGGTCGTTATAACAGTTATGATGGTAAAGACTGGAATCGGATTTTTTGGGATTATGATACGGAAAAGGAAGATATTTATCATTTTGCTAAGGATCATTTAGAAGCAGATCACGAAACCATTTATCAGAATTATCTCCATCGGATTAAAACTCGATTAGAAGAGAATATCCAGTGGAGAAAACAAGCCAGTGCTGTTCCTTATTCGGTAAAATATCAGCAGGTGTTACAATCCCTTTGTTTAGATGCAAAAATCGTGATTGATATTCATAGTTCTAGCAATCAAGGGGTTGATTATTTGTTTACTTTTCCAGGTCAAGAAGCAATGACTCAAAATTTTTTACTCGATGTGGGAATTCTGGTCAATCAACCCAAAGGATATACCTTTGATGAAGCGTTTATTAAACCTTGGCTTTCCTTAAAAAAGGTGTTTAAAAATTTAGGACGCAATCTTGATTTAGGGTTAGCGTCTTGGACGTTAGAATTAGGAAATGGAATGTCTGCTAAATCCGATTCTGTGGAAAAAGGGGTGCAAGGAATTAAAAATTATTTGGCAAGTCTTGGGGTGGTTAAGGTGTCTGATTTTCCCCTCACACATACGGAAAAACATCCGCTTCAGTTGGTGACGAAAAATCAACTTAAGGAATACTACGCGCCTACAGGAGGGATTGTTAAAAATTGTCTGCAATTACAAACAAATGTGGTAGCGGGAGAGGTGATTTATCAAATTTTAGAGTTTAATAAAAAAGGAAAACAGCCAGAGATTGTGGAGGTAAAAGCTGAGGCTTCGGGTTGGATTTTCGATCGAGGAACAAATGAAGCGGTGAATGAAGGAGAATATGTATTAACGATGTTAGAAAAGGAAGGAAATAATGAGTAA
- a CDS encoding transglycosylase domain-containing protein, whose product MSNTTVRQDESQDKPSLWQRTLQFTEGVGKSAIGTIICFGLLAGAVITGGLVGLALSFRNLPDVRVLEVYSPTETSYIYDVKGRLLTRLHGEANRDVVELEEVSPEVKQAVLAIEDSHFYQHQGVNPASVARALLVNWQSGEVVEGASTITMQLVKNVFLSPDRTFSRKLAEAVLALRVEQVFTKDEILEMYLNTIYWGHNNYGVETAAKSYFQKSADELTLAEATMIAGLIQAPEEYSPFIDYAETKRRQAVVLNRMEELGWITPQVADQTLQEPLLVGKPTAWQQSKLPAITSAVTAKLNERFGKEMVQEGGLRVQTTIDFFFQQMAEETVRDANQELRNRGLNSAQMAIVAVDPRTHFVKAMVGTVNYEASEFNRAIQSRRQPGSSFKPFVYYSAFASGKYTPESTIKDTPVSYRDGSGYYRPKNYGGGFSGTISMRKALMQSRNVPAVKLGQKVGLDNVIAVANKLGIESPLQPVASLPLGSIGVTPLEMAGAYATFANNGWHSDPTFIIRVTDSEGNVLLDNQPEPKLILDQWAVASLNSVLKGVVESGTGTAAQIGRPTAGKTGTTTSERDVWFVGYVPQLATAVWIGNDDYRSLGYGVTGGGFAAPVWRKFMNQALVGEPVQQFPSPSQYQRPQPQSN is encoded by the coding sequence GTGTCGAATACAACAGTAAGGCAAGACGAAAGCCAAGACAAACCCTCTTTATGGCAACGCACCCTCCAGTTTACGGAAGGGGTGGGAAAATCTGCCATAGGGACGATTATTTGCTTCGGGCTACTTGCCGGTGCGGTGATAACGGGAGGATTAGTGGGATTAGCGCTCAGTTTTCGCAATCTTCCTGATGTTAGGGTATTAGAAGTTTATTCTCCGACGGAAACCAGCTACATTTACGATGTGAAAGGTCGCCTTTTAACTCGGCTTCACGGGGAAGCGAATCGTGACGTGGTAGAGTTAGAAGAGGTTTCTCCAGAAGTGAAACAAGCGGTGTTGGCGATCGAAGACAGCCATTTTTATCAGCATCAAGGAGTTAACCCCGCCAGTGTCGCCCGCGCTTTACTGGTAAACTGGCAAAGTGGCGAAGTAGTGGAAGGGGCTTCTACCATCACCATGCAGTTGGTGAAAAATGTTTTTCTTTCTCCAGATAGAACCTTTAGCCGTAAACTTGCCGAAGCGGTTTTGGCGCTACGAGTGGAACAAGTTTTTACCAAAGATGAAATTCTAGAAATGTACCTCAACACCATTTATTGGGGGCATAATAATTATGGCGTAGAAACCGCAGCGAAAAGCTACTTTCAAAAATCAGCAGATGAATTAACCCTCGCCGAAGCGACGATGATTGCAGGATTAATTCAAGCACCAGAGGAATATAGTCCGTTTATTGACTACGCAGAAACTAAACGCCGTCAAGCGGTGGTTTTAAACCGCATGGAGGAATTAGGCTGGATTACCCCTCAAGTGGCGGATCAGACTTTACAAGAACCTTTATTGGTGGGAAAACCTACTGCATGGCAACAAAGTAAACTCCCCGCGATCACTTCCGCCGTCACCGCAAAACTTAATGAACGTTTCGGGAAAGAAATGGTACAAGAGGGAGGGTTACGGGTACAAACCACGATCGATTTCTTTTTCCAACAAATGGCAGAAGAAACCGTGAGAGATGCTAATCAAGAGTTGAGGAATCGAGGTTTAAATTCCGCTCAAATGGCAATTGTCGCCGTTGATCCTCGTACCCATTTTGTGAAAGCAATGGTGGGAACAGTGAACTATGAAGCCAGCGAGTTTAACCGTGCTATCCAGTCGCGTCGTCAACCCGGTTCATCCTTTAAGCCCTTTGTTTACTATAGTGCTTTTGCCAGTGGAAAATATACCCCTGAATCAACGATTAAAGATACTCCAGTGAGTTATCGTGATGGTTCTGGATATTATCGCCCGAAAAATTACGGCGGCGGGTTTTCGGGAACAATCAGTATGCGAAAGGCTCTTATGCAGTCTCGCAATGTGCCGGCGGTAAAATTAGGGCAGAAGGTGGGGTTAGATAATGTGATTGCTGTAGCAAATAAACTAGGGATAGAAAGCCCATTACAACCTGTGGCGTCTCTCCCTCTTGGCTCAATTGGGGTAACGCCTTTGGAAATGGCGGGTGCTTATGCTACCTTTGCCAATAATGGTTGGCATTCTGATCCGACTTTTATCATTCGGGTGACAGATAGCGAAGGGAATGTCCTCTTGGATAATCAACCTGAACCGAAATTGATCTTGGATCAGTGGGCGGTTGCCTCTTTGAATAGTGTCTTAAAAGGAGTGGTCGAATCGGGAACGGGAACTGCTGCTCAAATTGGTCGTCCGACAGCAGGTAAAACAGGAACAACCACATCGGAACGAGATGTCTGGTTTGTCGGTTATGTTCCGCAATTAGCGACGGCGGTTTGGATTGGCAATGATGATTATCGTTCTCTCGGTTACGGTGTCACTGGTGGCGGTTTTGCAGCGCCTGTGTGGCGCAAATTTATGAATCAGGCGCTAGTGGGTGAACCCGTACAACAATTCCCCTCACCGAGTCAGTATCAACGTCCTCAACCTCAGTCGAATTAG
- a CDS encoding DUF1825 family protein — translation MGIFDSEVVQEEAKQLFEEYQSLMELGNKYGKFDYDGKKLYIDRMEELLERYKIFMKRFELSEDFMAQMTVQQLKNQLGQFGMTPQQMFDQMHQTLERMKAELHR, via the coding sequence ATGGGAATTTTTGATTCTGAAGTTGTCCAAGAGGAAGCCAAACAGCTATTTGAAGAGTATCAATCCCTCATGGAACTCGGTAATAAATACGGTAAATTCGACTATGACGGGAAGAAACTCTACATCGATCGCATGGAAGAGCTTTTAGAACGATATAAAATTTTTATGAAACGCTTTGAACTCTCAGAAGACTTCATGGCGCAAATGACGGTACAACAACTGAAAAATCAATTGGGGCAATTTGGCATGACCCCACAACAAATGTTTGATCAAATGCACCAAACCTTAGAACGAATGAAAGCGGAATTACACCGCTAA
- a CDS encoding TM2 domain-containing protein, whose translation MFLATEKNQKLAVILAIIGAVTPLAGLHKFYLQQPRWGLVYLLLSVTFTPPLLLEGWVLPYFGLAQVASLLEGIWYFIQSEENFQERFNRDTVSSEENQRVNPNLVKETAEALRQLDQLREEGLLSEYEFEQQRRQLVERIRR comes from the coding sequence ATGTTCTTGGCAACAGAGAAAAATCAGAAGTTAGCGGTGATTTTGGCAATAATTGGCGCGGTTACGCCACTGGCTGGACTTCATAAGTTTTATCTACAACAACCGCGATGGGGATTGGTTTATTTGTTGTTGTCGGTGACGTTTACGCCACCGTTGCTGCTTGAAGGTTGGGTTTTACCTTATTTTGGCTTGGCGCAAGTGGCGAGTTTGTTGGAGGGAATTTGGTATTTTATCCAGTCAGAGGAAAATTTTCAGGAACGCTTTAATCGGGATACAGTATCGAGTGAGGAAAATCAGAGGGTGAATCCGAATTTGGTGAAGGAAACCGCCGAGGCGCTTCGTCAGTTGGATCAGTTGCGAGAGGAGGGGTTATTGTCGGAATATGAGTTTGAACAGCAACGTCGTCAGCTTGTGGAGAGGATTAGAAGGTAG
- a CDS encoding ComEA family DNA-binding protein, translating to MISKLNPRLLWLRSKIKNDPYYRFQSLEEISIAAQLKIKIEVNAATVDDWLRLPGLSIRQAQTLTALTASGIQFYALEDIAAALNAPLPRLQPFAPILSFDFSDPESCLSPALVNVNLATAEELASLPFFDLALGEKVVENRLTGGKYRSLADFHQRLGLDAQLTSQLMHYLRF from the coding sequence ATGATCTCGAAGTTGAATCCCCGTTTACTTTGGCTGCGATCGAAAATTAAGAATGATCCGTACTATCGGTTTCAGTCTCTGGAGGAAATCTCGATCGCGGCGCAATTAAAGATTAAAATCGAAGTGAATGCGGCGACGGTAGATGATTGGCTACGTCTTCCTGGTCTCTCCATTCGTCAAGCTCAAACTCTCACAGCGTTGACAGCTTCTGGTATCCAGTTTTATGCTCTAGAAGATATTGCAGCGGCGTTAAATGCTCCGTTACCGCGTTTACAACCTTTTGCGCCTATTCTCAGCTTTGATTTTTCTGATCCAGAAAGCTGTCTTTCTCCCGCTTTGGTTAATGTCAATCTGGCTACGGCTGAGGAGTTGGCTTCTCTTCCATTTTTTGATTTGGCTTTAGGGGAAAAGGTCGTAGAAAATCGCTTAACTGGGGGGAAATATCGCAGTTTAGCTGACTTCCATCAGCGTCTAGGTTTGGATGCTCAATTAACGTCTCAATTGATGCACTATCTACGATTTTAA
- a CDS encoding DUF29 domain-containing protein yields MQLPFQSNLKELYEIDDYLWVERTIDLLKKKKFNELDLENLIEELEDLGRERKNKVESLLRQIIIHLLLLEYWSQEYQDNAAHWQAEITEFRFQSNGILTKNLQNYLASKIELIYQNSVKYTKRKTNLNSFPKKCPYTLEQLLDEDWFPIK; encoded by the coding sequence ATGCAATTACCATTTCAATCTAACTTAAAAGAACTATATGAAATAGATGATTATCTTTGGGTAGAAAGAACGATCGATCTCTTAAAAAAGAAGAAATTTAATGAGTTAGATTTAGAAAATTTGATTGAGGAATTGGAAGATTTGGGTAGAGAGAGGAAAAATAAAGTAGAAAGTTTACTGAGACAAATCATCATTCATCTTTTGTTGTTAGAGTATTGGTCACAAGAATATCAAGATAATGCGGCTCATTGGCAAGCAGAGATTACTGAATTTAGATTTCAGAGCAATGGCATCTTAACCAAAAATTTACAAAACTATTTAGCCAGCAAAATTGAATTAATTTATCAAAATAGTGTTAAATATACTAAAAGAAAAACTAATCTTAATAGTTTTCCTAAAAAATGTCCTTATACTCTAGAACAATTATTAGATGAAGATTGGTTTCCTATAAAGTAA
- a CDS encoding glycosyltransferase family 4 protein, with protein MHIAWLGKKSPFCGNVTYGRNITHALLNRGYDVSFLHFAEAETDSGNWEEVTEIRLPFIYKSQVYTIPTLGSTNRLRRSLQELKPDLVHASLTLSPLDFRLPEICKELNIPVVATFHPPFDSKIRNIKSSTQFLTYQLYAPFLAHYDGVIIFSRIQRDLLMRLGVPEKKLAVIPNGVDEVKYSPGESSFKDHFHAERLFVYQGRVSAEKNVESLLRAWKYSRLDSNSKLVIVGDGPLLNSLKPFYNQRHGVIWLGFVPDEDKRIDILRAADVFILPSLVEGLSISLLEGMACGVACVATDAGADGEVLEEGAGIVLSTNRVCTQLKTLLPLLQDHPELTKVLGQKARSRLLDRYTLKSNLTHLEGLYQQAIERKSMSIP; from the coding sequence ATGCACATTGCCTGGTTGGGAAAAAAATCGCCGTTTTGTGGGAATGTTACCTACGGTCGTAATATCACTCATGCCTTGTTAAATCGAGGTTATGACGTGAGCTTCCTTCATTTTGCTGAAGCCGAAACCGACTCAGGTAACTGGGAGGAAGTGACAGAAATACGATTACCCTTTATTTATAAGTCACAGGTTTACACCATTCCCACACTCGGATCAACGAATCGGCTGCGTCGATCGTTACAAGAACTCAAACCTGATCTGGTTCATGCTTCCCTTACCCTTTCCCCCCTTGATTTTCGTCTCCCAGAAATCTGTAAAGAATTAAATATTCCCGTCGTCGCAACGTTTCACCCTCCTTTTGACAGTAAAATTCGCAATATTAAATCCAGTACCCAATTTCTCACTTATCAACTATATGCTCCTTTTTTAGCTCATTATGATGGAGTGATTATCTTTTCTCGCATTCAACGGGATTTATTGATGCGTCTGGGTGTACCAGAAAAAAAATTAGCAGTGATTCCCAATGGCGTTGATGAGGTGAAGTATTCCCCAGGGGAATCCAGTTTTAAGGATCATTTTCATGCCGAACGTTTATTTGTTTATCAAGGACGAGTGTCCGCCGAGAAGAATGTCGAATCCTTACTCCGAGCTTGGAAATACTCTCGCCTCGATAGTAACTCGAAATTGGTGATTGTTGGTGATGGTCCCTTGCTTAATTCTCTCAAACCCTTTTACAACCAACGTCACGGCGTTATTTGGCTTGGTTTTGTTCCCGATGAAGACAAACGCATTGACATTTTAAGAGCAGCGGATGTGTTTATTCTTCCTTCTTTAGTGGAAGGATTATCGATTTCTTTGTTAGAGGGAATGGCTTGTGGAGTTGCTTGTGTGGCAACTGATGCTGGCGCTGATGGGGAAGTGTTAGAAGAAGGCGCGGGAATTGTTTTAAGCACAAATCGCGTCTGTACACAGTTAAAAACTTTGTTACCCCTACTTCAAGATCATCCTGAGTTGACAAAGGTTTTAGGACAAAAAGCTCGATCGCGCCTCCTCGATCGTTATACCCTGAAATCTAATCTAACCCACCTGGAAGGGTTATATCAGCAAGCCATAGAACGCAAATCAATGTCTATCCCGTAG